From Gopherus evgoodei ecotype Sinaloan lineage chromosome 15, rGopEvg1_v1.p, whole genome shotgun sequence, one genomic window encodes:
- the ARSG gene encoding arylsulfatase G isoform X6, translated as MEILFLKMLLLLAGCLAGLFYHLSDLCVGEKRTVQNKPNFIVILADDVGWGDLGANWAETKDTPNLDQMAAEGMRFMDFHSAASTCSPSRASLLTGRLGIRNGVTHNFAVTSMGGLPLNETTLAEVLKEAGYVTAVIGKWHLGHSGLYHPNFRGFDYYFGIPYSHDMGCTDTPGYNLPPCPACPRRSAATSSHGRDCYTKVALPLFENITITQQPVNLTGLAAEYAEKAAQFIQHARVSGPPSEYVQGVDLWSHFSKHSSRGEKAASHKRMHCKARSKSAAIFSASPVQGSCVLTGIYAGLVTAELQDPVLLPVGPTLPCPGAGWIPSPELSPPTLQVLRVLGASESGRPFFLYLALAHMHVPLVLAQPPSSFSFPEPYRAGLREMDALVGRIKDKVDGCGKENTFLWFTGDNGPWAQKCELAGSVGPFSGAWQRQRGGSAAKQTTWEGGHRVPALAYWPGRIPANVTSTALLRRCFTPIAEQLERPER; from the exons ATGGAGATTCTGTTCCTGAAAATGCTTCTTCTGCTGGCTGGCTGTTTAGCTGGGCTCTTTTATCACCTCTCAGATCTTTGTGTGGGTGAGAAGAGAACAGTTCAGAACAAGCCGAATTTCATAGTCATTTTGGCAGATGATGTTGGATGGGGGGATCTTGGGGCCAACTGGGCAGAAACCAAGGACACTCCTAACTTGGATCAGATGGCTGCAGAAGGAATGAG ATTTATGGATTTTCACTCTGCTGCATCCACTTGCTCCCCATCCCGTGCCTCCCTGCTCACTGGAAGGCTCGGCATTCGCAATGGAGTGACCCACAACTTTGCTGTCACATCAATGGGTGGCCTCCCCCTCAACGAGACTACGTTAGCTGAAGTTCTGAAGGAAGCAGGATACGTCACTGCGGTAATAG GTAAATGGCACCTTGGGCACAGTGGCCTCTATCATCCCAACTTTCGTG GTTTTGACTATTACTTCGGGATCCCCTACAGTCACGACATGGGTTGCACTGACACCCCAGGCTACAACCTCCCTCCCTGTCCTGCGTGCCCCCGACGCTCTGCAGCCACAAG CAGCCATGGGAGAGATTGTTACACCAAGGTGGCTCTTCCTCTCTTTGAAAACATCACCATCACCCAACAACCTGTGAACCTCACTGGGTTGGCTGCAGAGTACGCAGAAAAAGCAGCTCAGTTCATCCAGCATGCAAG AGTGAGCGGACCTCCCTCTGAATATGTACAGGGAGTGGATCTGTGGAGTCACTTTTCAAAGCACTCTTCAAGGGGGGAAAAGGCTGCTAGCCACAAAAGAATGCACTGCAAAGCTCGTAGTAAAAGTGCTGCTATCTTCAGTGCATCTCCTGTGCAGGGGTCATGTGTGCTTACAG GCATCTATGCAGGGCTGgtgacagctgaactgcaggatCCTGTGCTGCTGCCAGT GGGTCCAACACTGCCATGCCCTGGTGCAGGCTGGATTCCCAGTCCGGAGCTCTCTCCTCCCACGCTGCAGGTGCTGAGAGTCCTGGGAGCAAG TGAAAGCGGACGCCCGTTCTTCCTATACTTAGCGCTGGCCCATATGCACGTGCCCTTGGTCCTCGCTCAGCCTCCCTCcagcttctccttccctgagccatACCGAGCCGGCCTGAGGGAGATGGATGCCCTGGTGGGACGGATAAAAGACAAAGTTGACGGCTGCGGGAAGGAAAACACATTCCTTTGGTTCACAG gAGACAATGGCCCTTGGGCTCAGAAGTGCGAGCTTGCAGGGAGTGTGGGCCCATTCTCCGGGGCATGGCAAAGGCAACGAG GTGGGAGTGCAGCCAAGCAAAcgacctgggaagggggacatcgTGTTCCAGCACTGGCTTATTGGCCTGGCAGGATACCTGCAAACGTGACGAGCACTGCACTGTTGAG
- the ARSG gene encoding arylsulfatase G isoform X5 produces the protein MEILFLKMLLLLAGCLAGLFYHLSDLCVGEKRTVQNKPNFIVILADDVGWGDLGANWAETKDTPNLDQMAAEGMRFMDFHSAASTCSPSRASLLTGRLGIRNGVTHNFAVTSMGGLPLNETTLAEVLKEAGYVTAVIGKWHLGHSGLYHPNFRGFDYYFGIPYSHDMGCTDTPGYNLPPCPACPRRSAATSSHGRDCYTKVALPLFENITITQQPVNLTGLAAEYAEKAAQFIQHARVSGPPSEYVQGVDLWSHFSKHSSRGEKAASHKRMHCKARSKSAAIFSASPVQGSCVLTGIYAGLVTAELQDPVLLPVGPTLPCPGAGWIPSPELSPPTLQVLRVLGASESGRPFFLYLALAHMHVPLVLAQPPSSFSFPEPYRAGLREMDALVGRIKDKVDGCGKENTFLWFTGDNGPWAQKCELAGSVGPFSGAWQRQRGGSAAKQTTWEGGHRVPALAYWPGRIPANVTSTALLSTTDIFPTLVSLAKASLPSNRRFDGSDVSEILFGQSHQGHKALLRLPGAGGRVGEECVMV, from the exons ATGGAGATTCTGTTCCTGAAAATGCTTCTTCTGCTGGCTGGCTGTTTAGCTGGGCTCTTTTATCACCTCTCAGATCTTTGTGTGGGTGAGAAGAGAACAGTTCAGAACAAGCCGAATTTCATAGTCATTTTGGCAGATGATGTTGGATGGGGGGATCTTGGGGCCAACTGGGCAGAAACCAAGGACACTCCTAACTTGGATCAGATGGCTGCAGAAGGAATGAG ATTTATGGATTTTCACTCTGCTGCATCCACTTGCTCCCCATCCCGTGCCTCCCTGCTCACTGGAAGGCTCGGCATTCGCAATGGAGTGACCCACAACTTTGCTGTCACATCAATGGGTGGCCTCCCCCTCAACGAGACTACGTTAGCTGAAGTTCTGAAGGAAGCAGGATACGTCACTGCGGTAATAG GTAAATGGCACCTTGGGCACAGTGGCCTCTATCATCCCAACTTTCGTG GTTTTGACTATTACTTCGGGATCCCCTACAGTCACGACATGGGTTGCACTGACACCCCAGGCTACAACCTCCCTCCCTGTCCTGCGTGCCCCCGACGCTCTGCAGCCACAAG CAGCCATGGGAGAGATTGTTACACCAAGGTGGCTCTTCCTCTCTTTGAAAACATCACCATCACCCAACAACCTGTGAACCTCACTGGGTTGGCTGCAGAGTACGCAGAAAAAGCAGCTCAGTTCATCCAGCATGCAAG AGTGAGCGGACCTCCCTCTGAATATGTACAGGGAGTGGATCTGTGGAGTCACTTTTCAAAGCACTCTTCAAGGGGGGAAAAGGCTGCTAGCCACAAAAGAATGCACTGCAAAGCTCGTAGTAAAAGTGCTGCTATCTTCAGTGCATCTCCTGTGCAGGGGTCATGTGTGCTTACAG GCATCTATGCAGGGCTGgtgacagctgaactgcaggatCCTGTGCTGCTGCCAGT GGGTCCAACACTGCCATGCCCTGGTGCAGGCTGGATTCCCAGTCCGGAGCTCTCTCCTCCCACGCTGCAGGTGCTGAGAGTCCTGGGAGCAAG TGAAAGCGGACGCCCGTTCTTCCTATACTTAGCGCTGGCCCATATGCACGTGCCCTTGGTCCTCGCTCAGCCTCCCTCcagcttctccttccctgagccatACCGAGCCGGCCTGAGGGAGATGGATGCCCTGGTGGGACGGATAAAAGACAAAGTTGACGGCTGCGGGAAGGAAAACACATTCCTTTGGTTCACAG gAGACAATGGCCCTTGGGCTCAGAAGTGCGAGCTTGCAGGGAGTGTGGGCCCATTCTCCGGGGCATGGCAAAGGCAACGAG GTGGGAGTGCAGCCAAGCAAAcgacctgggaagggggacatcgTGTTCCAGCACTGGCTTATTGGCCTGGCAGGATACCTGCAAACGTGACGAGCACTGCACTGTTGAG caccacaGACATTTTCCCCACCTTGGTGTCCCTGGCAAAGGCAAGCCTGCCTTCCAACAGGCGCTTTGATGGTTCAGATGTGTCTGAGATTCTCTTTGGGCAGTCGCACCAGGGGCACAAG GCACTGCTGAGATTGCCAGGAGCTGGTGGAAGGGTTGGAGAAGAATGTGTGATGGTTTGA
- the ARSG gene encoding arylsulfatase G isoform X9, translating into MEILFLKMLLLLAGCLAGLFYHLSDLCVGEKRTVQNKPNFIVILADDVGWGDLGANWAETKDTPNLDQMAAEGMRFMDFHSAASTCSPSRASLLTGRLGIRNGVTHNFAVTSMGGLPLNETTLAEVLKEAGYVTAVIGKWHLGHSGLYHPNFRGFDYYFGIPYSHDMGCTDTPGYNLPPCPACPRRSAATSSHGRDCYTKVALPLFENITITQQPVNLTGLAAEYAEKAAQFIQHARVSGPPSEYVQGVDLWSHFSKHSSRGEKAASHKRMHCKARSKSAAIFSASPVQGSCVLTGIYAGLVTAELQDPVLLPVSNARGCTLLEALLCGACWEKERESQHLFCNERGSGMTVSGFCRVPRAKSFPLCWVSMCPSCRTVEDLTLKLYTILSGIKHWLLTLVVLATVAAELIFGIQAEKNNSYRWMVIWML; encoded by the exons ATGGAGATTCTGTTCCTGAAAATGCTTCTTCTGCTGGCTGGCTGTTTAGCTGGGCTCTTTTATCACCTCTCAGATCTTTGTGTGGGTGAGAAGAGAACAGTTCAGAACAAGCCGAATTTCATAGTCATTTTGGCAGATGATGTTGGATGGGGGGATCTTGGGGCCAACTGGGCAGAAACCAAGGACACTCCTAACTTGGATCAGATGGCTGCAGAAGGAATGAG ATTTATGGATTTTCACTCTGCTGCATCCACTTGCTCCCCATCCCGTGCCTCCCTGCTCACTGGAAGGCTCGGCATTCGCAATGGAGTGACCCACAACTTTGCTGTCACATCAATGGGTGGCCTCCCCCTCAACGAGACTACGTTAGCTGAAGTTCTGAAGGAAGCAGGATACGTCACTGCGGTAATAG GTAAATGGCACCTTGGGCACAGTGGCCTCTATCATCCCAACTTTCGTG GTTTTGACTATTACTTCGGGATCCCCTACAGTCACGACATGGGTTGCACTGACACCCCAGGCTACAACCTCCCTCCCTGTCCTGCGTGCCCCCGACGCTCTGCAGCCACAAG CAGCCATGGGAGAGATTGTTACACCAAGGTGGCTCTTCCTCTCTTTGAAAACATCACCATCACCCAACAACCTGTGAACCTCACTGGGTTGGCTGCAGAGTACGCAGAAAAAGCAGCTCAGTTCATCCAGCATGCAAG AGTGAGCGGACCTCCCTCTGAATATGTACAGGGAGTGGATCTGTGGAGTCACTTTTCAAAGCACTCTTCAAGGGGGGAAAAGGCTGCTAGCCACAAAAGAATGCACTGCAAAGCTCGTAGTAAAAGTGCTGCTATCTTCAGTGCATCTCCTGTGCAGGGGTCATGTGTGCTTACAG GCATCTATGCAGGGCTGgtgacagctgaactgcaggatCCTGTGCTGCTGCCAGT GAGCAATGCTAGAGGATGCACTCTCCTTGAAGCCCTGCTTTGTGGTGCCTGCtgggaaaaagagagggaaagtcAGCATCTCTTCTGTAATGAGAGGGGCTCAGGTATGACAGTCTCTGGCTTCTGTCGGGTACCTAGAGCAAAGTCATTTCCACTTTGCTGGGTCTCGATGTGCCCAAGCTGTAGGACAGTGGAGGATCTGACTCTAAAGCTTTATACCATTTTAAGTGGGATAAAACATTGGCTTCTTACACTGGTGGTTCTGGCAACAGTGGCAGCTGAACTCATCTTTGGAATTCAAGCAGAAAAAAACAACTCATACAGATGGATGGTAATTTGGATGCTGTGA